The following DNA comes from Rhinolophus sinicus isolate RSC01 linkage group LG06, ASM3656204v1, whole genome shotgun sequence.
tgtgtgtgtctgtctgtctgtctctctctctcacacacacacacacacacacacacacacctggggacCTGCTCTGCTAACAGATGCACTCCTGACTGGAGTTGGCTGGAGAGGAAGTTTCATCCAAGGGACCATGGCTCCTCTCGCTGTCATTTCAGAAATGCCCCCAAATCTCTTGCTGTTTCATCTTGTGCTGCCGACAGCATCAGTGTGTGGGCACCTTGCTTAGCCATGAGCTGAGGAAGCCTCAGTGTCTCACTCACGCCCCAGCTCGAGCTGTTGCCTGGAGGCCTGGGCATGCCTCTGGAGAAGGGTCCCTGGATGTCCCCGAAGACATCTGCACTTCATCCAAGAACATGTGCTGACTGGGGTTGGCAGTGGCTCCCTCGGTGAAGACACGCTGTGTAGGGAGGCTGAGCTACCCGGGAGGCAGCGCTCTGCTCTAGAGTAGAAAGGGCAAGAGGTAGGGTTTTCATTTCATATGGAGGCTATGTAGGTGcagcaaggaaaacaaaggacATACTGGCGCCCAGCTCAAACCCTCCAAGCAAGCAAGGGAAGATGGGCGGTGGAGGGCATGGACCAGTCCACGGGCAGGATGCAAACAGGTGGGGCTCTTAGAGGAAGGAGCCCTCACTTCCAAGCAGGCATCTCCAGTGACATGAGATGCTCAGAGCCTGGAGAGCAGGGCAGCGCCAGCAGGGCGGCTCTCACGGCAGGAACCACCCTTCCTGGTGCCCTGTGGGTTCTCAGCAGCTGCCAAATGAGAACCTAGTGaggtgtggggggtggagggggagacCCTCTTTCTCATGGAAATGTTACCTGAACAAAGCAAGAAGCACCTCAAGGGCCTAGTGGTTTGTGGTGCCCAGCAGCCATCGTAGGGGAGTCATGGGAGGGAGTTCACGGCAGCCCACACAGCCTTCACTCCAGCAAGTGGACGGTCAGGGAGGTGGCCCTCGTGGGCCACACAGCCTGGTGACGTGGGGAGGCAGCAGCCTTCTCAGTGCCCTTGTCCTGTGCAAGGCGGGCAGGTGCTGATGGCGCTGGCTGGCCACCACAGCCACCTCACCCTGTGACTACTGGCTTATGCTGTCACTTGCTCATTCTCTGACACTGACCCACAGCCAGGCAGCTTCTCCACTAGTGGACTAAGGTCTGCAGGGCCCTGTCTGCTTAAAAGTGTTGCCAGGTAGGGCTGCTTATGTGAGGCTGCATAcacttttgttgaaaaaaaagtttatggaAACAAAATTGTAGGAAACTGCCTCTTAAGGTCTTACAGATGCTTCTCCATTCCTTTCTGTCACACTGTCTCCAGCTCTCTGCACAAATGGGGAAAGGAGGGGGCGAGGCAAAGCAGGAGGGAGCTCCCAGGCCAGGGAGACCAAGCGTGTTCACTCTGGAAGGACAGCCGTCAGGGGAGTCTTCTGAAATATTAGTCCACTGGCAGAAAGCTTTGGTTATGCTGCTGAACTGGAGGCCGGAGGGTGGGAATAAAGCATTGTCTGCAGAGAAGCAGGGAGCTGGGAAGATCAACAAGACGAGACTGTTTTAACTTGCGGTTAGCAAGAAACTTTGCTCCCAGCTCAAAATCAGAATGCAGCTTACAACAGCCTGGAAAGTCCCTCAATTCTTTCCTGAGAACAAACAGCAATAATGCTCTAAAGATGCTAATTTGACGAGGCCTCCCAAAGGAGGGGTCTTTCTGCCTTTTACAGGACTCTGAGCATCCAGAGATCCCTGGGAAGGAGGTGGCACTGCAGGGCGGCTGGCAGCACGCAACTAGAACCCTGTAGACCCAGGTTTTACGCCTGGCTTGGAACAGCTGGCCTGTTGTCATTAGATAATTTCAGTTTCAAAATCATCAGTAAAGGAGGATCCCTccacctgcctcacagggttgttcAAACGTTAGACAAGTTGCATAAAATACTTAGTATCCAGCCTGATACTTACCAACCCATACGTTAAAATCGCTCCCACTCCCGCAAGGCTTCGAGCTTCTTTACCACTCACCGCTCTCTCCCTTGTTATGAAGGAGGCCGAGCATCCCACACCAGGGGCTGAAGCAGCCCCCACGCCGGCCTGGGCAGCTTCCCTGTGTGCCCAGATGAGCGCGAGGCCTGAGGCTACAGGACCGGAAAGCCGGGGTTCCAGTCCCAACTTGGTCACCCGTGAACATCGCTGGGGGAGCTGAGTACACGTGTTCCCTCCCAAGTCTAGGAGAGGTCCCCGGCTTATGGAACAGGGTAAAGCTGGATTacagcagtgtttttcaaactgtgcgTCCACTCAATTTAGCGGATTACAAACagcattttcttaaatgaaaaatagaaactagAGAGTACCCAACGCTCTCAGAGCAGAAATGCCTTTATGAAACTTGTGCTTGAGACAGATTTCTGCACGACTCATGATGTACAGTGTGTTTCTTGCTGTGGATCGTGGTCCAGAAAGTTTGGAAACCACCAGCCTAGGTGGCGGGGTTCTGAGACTCTCTCCTTCCTGGCCCAGGGCAAGGAGAGAAACGGGAAGAGGGAGTGGGTAGAAGCAGGAATGCTGACAATGTCTCCCAGCGGACTTTTCTGGCATGGTGTTAAGACAGCACTTGATTCTGGAAAGGAAACCTTTGGCATTTTTTTGCCCTGACCCCTACCCCCATGCGCACTCTCCACGGATAAGGGGTGCATTTTGAGGCAAGGCACGCCTCTAAGAACAGGACATCCTAGGCTCAGGCCCACAGTGACTCACTATTATTCAGAAATGGTGACATCAGGAGCCAGTTTACCCTTTATCCTGGAATGGACTCAGGCATGTTGAGGTCCCTTTCTCTCTGGTGTTGCAACCACAGAGGAAGAGTTTCCCAAAGAACAGCTGGGGGAGTGCTCGGGCCAAGGGCTCAGGGAGGCGCAATACGAAAATGCAAATACAGCGAGGGGAATTCCTCAGCAGTCCAACCGCAGGACGGCAGGTATGGTGCGAGAGCGCCCCCACGTGGCCAGCGGTGGCACCCGAATTGCAACCACCTGTGTCCACTCACGAGCGCCAGCCCACCAGCATCTCTAAAGCAAAAAAGTTAAAGCGCTGACCCCAGAAAGGGAGGGGACACCCGGACCTGGTGCGGGGATTCTGTTCTGCCAAGGTCAACTCTCTCTGTACAAAGAGAGGTGTCCTATCTGGACCCAATCATTGGAGGCCAGGGGAAGGCGAATTTTAACCAGTGCCTTTCACATGGAGAGCCCCTGGCTCGGGCACCCATTTCAATACACGCATATCAAATGAAAGCAAGCGTTCCCTTAAATCCGTAGCCTTGAAGGAAGTGTAAACAAGCAACAGCAGAGAAATCGATTCCGTGACGCGCCTCACCGAGGAAAGCCTTTGGTGTGACATCAACCTTGATTATCTGCCTGATAAAACTTATCTGCTCCACACACAGTGTGACTATGAGAGGCGGGTGCAGTCACGCAGAAAAATCCCTCTTATTCCTTTAGAGTCATAGCTCGGGggcaggcccatgtgggaaggtgaaataaaaattaaatgtgtccTGAGAATTTTGAGTGTGGGAAGCATTTCCGAGCCCTCCCCCGCCCTTAGGGACTTCAGAAAAACAGGGACTGCTGGGCCCACGTGTCTCAGGAGCAGAGCGCCCACCCTGTTCTCAAGGAAAAGCTATGATTTGTGACCCAAGGCTTCAGCAATGCATTCATTAGTGGTGAAGTGAGAGGTGGCAGGAGGGACCAGCAGGCAGGAGGTCGGCAGGCTGGGTGCCGCTGAGAGGCAGTGTGAGAAGGGCGGGTGCagcctgccccccgccccccggcagTGTGACTTGGCCAAGTCCCTGAGAAGGTCGTGCACAGCCACTGCTGTCTGGGAGCTGCGGCCAGCCCACAGAGGAGGCCTGGCTGCCCTTTTGGTCAGGTCAGAGCATCTGGATGGTCTAGGTCACTCGGCCTCACGTGTCTCCCCCCAAATGAGTTGTGCCATCAGAGAAAGATGTGACTGGATCTTTCCCAGCAAAATGAGAGGGGATACTGAGAGTGGAAACACCCACCGGGAAGTCCCCTGAGATGGAAAGGACCCTCTTAAATGAGGGATCCCTGGAATGGCCTGATCATTGGTGCCCAGCATGTTTCTCGGAGGGTGTTGGCCAGAGAAACACATGGGCGGGTGGGGACAGGGGCCCTCCCTGAGGAGCTGGGGGAACCAGCGCCCCCCATTCAGAGAAGTTCATCTGCTGGGGAAGCCACTCCAAACAGTCACAAGATTTCTGGAACCGTTGTCACATCCTAGTATGTGTTTCTGTGTTACTGTCATCCTTTGTCTGTCTGTAAATGAAGAGTCTGATGGACGCCAAAGAACAGAGAGGGGATGGGAAGACCTCCTCCAGAGGCGGGACTgagaacaaaacagagacagagcACGTGGAGACGGCCACACTGGATGTCAGAGGCTTGAGAAGGGGAAACGGAGCAGGGCTCCACCTGCCCGAGCGCTTGGGCAGTTCTGTGCACCTGGCTCTGCAACGGGCCTGCACCTGCTCGGAGGGCTGCCAGCACTCTCTTCCCTCTACATCCCTGCTCTTCTCCACAGGAACCCGTTCAAGGATCACCTCCGCCAGGACACCTCCCTGATTAACTTGGCCCACTGCATTCCTTCTTCTGAAGTGGGGAGCTTCCTACTTTGCCGCCCTACTTTGCGCTGGATGAAGTTAATGTGTAACCATTGCAGTTCTTTTCTTCAGATGGGTATTTCTCTCCTGACTTGGATTTGAAGCTTCTCACGAGCAGAGACTCCGTTTCATTCTTGTTTCTGTGTCTGCCCACCACAATTAGATGGGGACCGTCAAAGGGCTTGGAATGGGGTGTCTCGGGGGGCTGCCCGATGCATCGGATTCCAGAGAGTCAGGGCGCCAGGGCAGGTGGCAGGACtaagagagaaggggacaggacAGGTGAAAGACAGCACGGGGGTGAGCAGACGGCAAAGGCCGCATCAGCCCAGAAAGGCCTCGTAGTCCATGTACCAAACCAGCTGGCCAGACGCAGGCAGGACGCCCGAAATGGGCCACTTCTTCGGCTCATGGCCCACGCGGCTCACCAGCATGGTGATCTCACGCTTCAACCTGCCCATGACCAGGACGGCCACCTTCCTGGCCCGGTTGATGAGGGGCAGGCTGAGGCTCATGCGCTGGTGTGGCCGGGAGGGGCTCTCGGTCAGCACCACCAGCTGCTCTCCATCCAGGCCAGTGGGCGACTGTGGGAAGAGGGAGGCCGTGTGCCCGTCAGTGCCCATGCCCAGCAGCACCATGTCGAAGCTGCCATTGGTCACGAGGGCCGAGATCTCGTCGGCGTAGGCCCGGGCGCCCTGGTCCTCCTCAGCGCAGAGCCGCTGGTGCAGGTGCACGGGCATGGGGTGGACATTGTAGTAGGGGACCCTCACGTGCTGCAGCAGGTGAGTCTGCAGGCCCTGGAAGTTTGACTCGGGGTCCCAGAGTGGGACGCAGCGCTCATCCACCAGCCACAGGTGTGTGTGGGCCCAGGGGAAGCCATAGTGCCCCATGGCCAGCTGCTGGAACAGGACGATGGGGCTTGAGCCGCCCGAGAGTGCCAGGTGGAACTGGCCGAAGCGCCGCACTGCCCGCACAGCTGTGGCCTCAATGTCACTGGCCAGCTTAGCGATCAGCTCCTCGGGCCATGCTGACACCAGTGGGCTCTCTCGGTACATGGCCGTAAGAACCTGAAAGTCACTGGGCATCGGAGAAGAGCCTGGCCCTGGCACCAGCTGCTCCGGCTGCCGCTGGGAAAAGGCTAACTGGCTGCCACTGAACTCGAAGTCCAACAGGTGCCCATTCTCAGCTCCTCCCGGGTAGAGGCGTGGGACCTCGTGGGCTAGGCTGTCCAGCAAGGGGGTCCAGAAGACCCAGGAGGCCAGCAAGTTCTCTGTGGTGATGAAAGAGTCCTTTCGGCCGTGGAAGATGTGAGAAATAAGGATGGAGTAGGCGTCCTGCTCCCTCACGGGGCAGTAGGCATAGTAATCAGACAAAGGGCGGCCGAAAAGGCGGAGCCCGGGCCGGCCCTCCAGCTCCTtccagctctgggagggcagggagggccgGAACAGGTTCCGGCTGACCAGCACGGCAGGGCTGCCCAGCTCGCCATGGCCGATGTAGAACACCACCTGCTGTGGCAGGCACTGGCTCTGGTCCGCGACCCAGTGCTTCTCGCTCTGGGCACAATACGCCCGGTTCTTGAACAAGATCCGGACGTAGCCCACTCGCTCATCCAAGGCTTTGCCGGACATCAGGATGAAAGGAACTCCCTCCCAGCGAAGGTTGTCCATGTGAACGAGGATGCCTGAGGTGACAGGGGGACAGCGGAGGTGACGCTCCAGCACAGATAACCAGGGACTTTTCGGCCCACTCgccctccccttcccacctcctgccAGCCAGCCCTTCTCCTCTCCAAGCCCCTGCTCTGGGCCTCCCACTGCCGTGGAACAGCCCTGAACTTGCTACCCTCACCCTCACCTTTCACCCCTTCCGTCACCTTCTCTCCCAGCAGTGCTGGAAAGGCGGCTCCGGGGCCACCTCAGACACCCACCTCTCTTGGGAGTCACACTCTCCTGAAGACGGAGAACTGGGTCTCCAACCTAGAGCCTCCTTGAGAAGTTTCCTGGAGGGAGTGAGGCTGGGAGAGCCTGACTGCTGGGGGCCGAGGGCATTCAGGACGCACCTGAAGCAAGGCCAGCGGGGCGGGGGTGTGCAGGTAAGGAGGCCTGTGGGGGCGGCGTGGGGGTGGTAAGAGCCAGAGGCTGAGTGCACTCCTGACTCGAACTCCAAGCCTGATTTCCCCACCTACTGTCTCTGCTGGTCTCAGGCACATTCCTTCCCCTTTAAACGGGGACAATAACCATCCCTGCCTcatgggtgtatgtgtgtgtgtgtgtgtgtgtgtgtgtgtgtgtgtgtgtgtggcgcgtgtgtgtgtgtgtactaaatGAGATGCTCTatataaagtgcctggcacatggtaggtaccCCATCAATAGCTGCTGTTCTTGTGGGGTTATTATCCGCAGTCTGAGAGAGCCAGCCCTCTCCCGGAAGCTCCGAGCCTGTGCAGCTGTCCAGAGGATGGCTCTGGGGGGCCCCTGCTGGGGGCGCCTCGGGCTGCGGCAGGTGTGCAGCCACACTGCGCGGGAGCTGGACGGAAGCTCCACgagggagggagccaggtgtGAGCCCAGCTTGGCGAGCCCTGGAAGGGTATGTGGACGTGGACCAACATGAGACCACCACAGGGCTGTCCTTCGCCCAGAGGGAGCCAGCAGGTAACCTGCTGCTCTAAGCTGGCGGAAGGCCAGACAGGCAGGGGAATGACAGTCTCACTTGCCACCGAGTGCCCTTGTGAAAATCCCACATCCAGTCCCTTGTAACCCAGACCAAAGGGCGTCTGGGCGTGGACAGCTGCTTCcagccgggggtggggggcagcccgCAGCCCATGCCGGCCCCAGAGCCCACCTGCGAAGGTCGGCGTCAGGCTGTGGAAGCTGGGCGGCTTGTGCAGCTCCCTGCGCACCTGCTCGCTGTATGCCTGGTACTGGCCCACGACGGCACTGCCCTTCCGGAGGCCCCGCAGCGCCTGGAAGGCCTGCAGCTTGTGCTGTAAGACAGCCTCCGAGCTGCTGACGTTGTATGGCAGCTCCATGGCCACCAGGCTCAGGATCTCGGTCAGGTGGTTCTGGAGGACGTCGCGAATGACGCCATACTCCTCATAGAAGCTGGTGCGACCTGAGCgggaggaggagatgggggagaggCCATAAAGAACAGGCAGCGCATCCGGCTTCCCCGAGGTGCCAAGACCCCCAGCCCGCACCTCTGGTCCTGCATCGTCAGTGCCCAGTCCAGAGAGCCGACAACAATGACTTATGCAGAGCAAGCCTCGACGACCGAAGGAAGGAGGGCGTCTCTGAGCCACCTCCCCTCAATGAGAACCACTTAGGAGAGAATGTCCCACACCGTGGGCTGCTCCGGGAGTTGTGTGGGGGAAGGCTCTAGTTCCAGCAAAGGCCCAGGTGCACTTCCAGGCGTCTGCCCGGCctctggccctgcccctccctgggcctcggCCAGCGGGTTCGGTGCTGCAAGAGGCGGCAGCCTCGTGGTGACGGCCTGAGCCCTGGGCTCTGACGGCGGCTCACTAGTATGTGACTTATGAGTCCCTGTTGCTACATCCTGCCATTAAACAGGGCTGACAGCTGCCACCCATTACCTAGTGCACACATGTGCCAGGCAAAGTGCAGGCACCAAGGACGCCAACAGGCTCTTGCCCTCGGCTTTACCaagagggaaggtgagagggagaAAATAGTAAGTCAATGAAGAAATTATAGACACAGCTTGTGATGGAGCATAATAGGACCGCCCCTCTGAGACCTGAAGAGTCAGCCCTACAAAAAGCCAGGGAGGGAGCATCTTGGAAGCAAAAGCCCTGCAGCGGGACAAAGCTTGGCTGCTAATGGACTACAAGAAGATGAGCTGGGGGAGCAGACAGGACGGCAGGACCTGCAGCCCCAGGTAAAGGCGCTGAACTTGTTTCTATGTTCAGGAGAAGCCACGGGAGGGTTTCAAGCAGCAAAGGACAAGATCTGATGTATATTCAGCTTA
Coding sequences within:
- the H6PD gene encoding GDH/6PGL endoplasmic bifunctional protein isoform X1; protein product: MLAELYFTRHPGFWKMLTVAMCMALLGCLQAQEPQGHVSIILLGATGDLAKKYLWQGLFQLYLDEAGKGHSFSFHGAALTTTKQGQELLAKILESLSCPKDVAPGRCAELKAQFQRLSQYRQLKTTEDYLALSKDIEALVQKEGLREAGRVFYFSVPPFAYADIARSINSSCRPGPGAWLRVVLEKPFGHDYLSAQQLATELGSFFQEEEMYRVDHYLGKQAVAQILPFRDQNRKALDGLWNRHHVERVEIVMKETVDAEGRTSFYEEYGVIRDVLQNHLTEILSLVAMELPYNVSSSEAVLQHKLQAFQALRGLRKGSAVVGQYQAYSEQVRRELHKPPSFHSLTPTFAGILVHMDNLRWEGVPFILMSGKALDERVGYVRILFKNRAYCAQSEKHWVADQSQCLPQQVVFYIGHGELGSPAVLVSRNLFRPSLPSQSWKELEGRPGLRLFGRPLSDYYAYCPVREQDAYSILISHIFHGRKDSFITTENLLASWVFWTPLLDSLAHEVPRLYPGGAENGHLLDFEFSGSQLAFSQRQPEQLVPGPGSSPMPSDFQVLTAMYRESPLVSAWPEELIAKLASDIEATAVRAVRRFGQFHLALSGGSSPIVLFQQLAMGHYGFPWAHTHLWLVDERCVPLWDPESNFQGLQTHLLQHVRVPYYNVHPMPVHLHQRLCAEEDQGARAYADEISALVTNGSFDMVLLGMGTDGHTASLFPQSPTGLDGEQLVVLTESPSRPHQRMSLSLPLINRARKVAVLVMGRLKREITMLVSRVGHEPKKWPISGVLPASGQLVWYMDYEAFLG
- the H6PD gene encoding GDH/6PGL endoplasmic bifunctional protein isoform X2 codes for the protein MLTVAMCMALLGCLQAQEPQGHVSIILLGATGDLAKKYLWQGLFQLYLDEAGKGHSFSFHGAALTTTKQGQELLAKILESLSCPKDVAPGRCAELKAQFQRLSQYRQLKTTEDYLALSKDIEALVQKEGLREAGRVFYFSVPPFAYADIARSINSSCRPGPGAWLRVVLEKPFGHDYLSAQQLATELGSFFQEEEMYRVDHYLGKQAVAQILPFRDQNRKALDGLWNRHHVERVEIVMKETVDAEGRTSFYEEYGVIRDVLQNHLTEILSLVAMELPYNVSSSEAVLQHKLQAFQALRGLRKGSAVVGQYQAYSEQVRRELHKPPSFHSLTPTFAGILVHMDNLRWEGVPFILMSGKALDERVGYVRILFKNRAYCAQSEKHWVADQSQCLPQQVVFYIGHGELGSPAVLVSRNLFRPSLPSQSWKELEGRPGLRLFGRPLSDYYAYCPVREQDAYSILISHIFHGRKDSFITTENLLASWVFWTPLLDSLAHEVPRLYPGGAENGHLLDFEFSGSQLAFSQRQPEQLVPGPGSSPMPSDFQVLTAMYRESPLVSAWPEELIAKLASDIEATAVRAVRRFGQFHLALSGGSSPIVLFQQLAMGHYGFPWAHTHLWLVDERCVPLWDPESNFQGLQTHLLQHVRVPYYNVHPMPVHLHQRLCAEEDQGARAYADEISALVTNGSFDMVLLGMGTDGHTASLFPQSPTGLDGEQLVVLTESPSRPHQRMSLSLPLINRARKVAVLVMGRLKREITMLVSRVGHEPKKWPISGVLPASGQLVWYMDYEAFLG